A part of Streptomyces sp. DSM 40750 genomic DNA contains:
- a CDS encoding thiolase C-terminal domain-containing protein translates to MTAAPGTGHGKATTGGRRKVAIVGAALSDCGRVDDLTPYALHAQAARRALADAGLERTAIDGLASAGLGTLAPVEVAEYLGLRPTWVDSTSVGGSTWEVMAAHAADAIAAGHANVVLLVYGSTARADIKAGRRTGNLSFGARGPLQFEVPYGHTLIAKYAMAARRHMHEYGTTLEQLASVAVQARANAAANPEAMFRTPITVDDVLSSAPIADPFTKLHCCIRSDGGAAVLLAAEEYVRDCRPTTPVRVLGTGEHVSHTTMSEWPDFTVSPAAVSGRLAFERAGVTPAEIDFAEIYDAFTYMTLVTLEDLGFCAKGEGGAFVEKNRLTLTGDLPVNTDGGGLSAQHPGMRGLFLLVEAVRQLRGEADGRQVRAADGDLPRLAVVSGTGGWFCSSGTVVLGRG, encoded by the coding sequence ATGACTGCTGCGCCCGGCACCGGCCACGGAAAGGCGACAACAGGCGGCCGCCGAAAGGTGGCGATCGTCGGAGCGGCCCTGTCCGACTGCGGTCGAGTGGACGACCTGACTCCGTACGCCCTGCACGCCCAGGCGGCCCGCCGGGCACTGGCGGACGCGGGGCTTGAGCGCACCGCCATCGACGGTCTGGCGTCGGCCGGCCTGGGCACGCTGGCGCCGGTGGAGGTGGCGGAGTATCTGGGTCTGCGGCCCACCTGGGTGGATTCGACCTCCGTCGGGGGGTCGACCTGGGAGGTCATGGCGGCGCACGCGGCGGACGCGATCGCCGCCGGGCACGCGAACGTCGTCCTCCTCGTCTACGGCTCCACGGCCCGCGCCGACATCAAGGCGGGCCGCCGCACCGGCAACCTCTCCTTCGGAGCGCGCGGCCCCCTCCAGTTCGAGGTCCCCTACGGGCACACCCTGATCGCCAAGTACGCCATGGCCGCGCGCCGCCACATGCACGAGTACGGCACCACCCTGGAACAGCTCGCCTCCGTGGCCGTACAGGCCCGGGCGAACGCGGCCGCGAACCCGGAGGCGATGTTCCGCACGCCGATCACCGTCGACGACGTGCTCTCCTCCGCGCCGATCGCCGACCCGTTCACCAAGCTCCACTGCTGCATACGTTCCGACGGCGGCGCGGCGGTGTTGCTGGCGGCCGAGGAGTACGTAAGGGACTGCCGGCCGACGACCCCTGTCCGGGTCCTGGGCACGGGTGAGCACGTCTCACACACGACCATGTCCGAGTGGCCCGACTTCACGGTGTCCCCGGCGGCGGTCAGCGGCCGCCTGGCCTTCGAACGTGCGGGGGTGACCCCCGCCGAGATCGACTTCGCCGAGATCTACGACGCCTTCACGTACATGACCCTCGTGACGCTGGAGGACCTCGGCTTCTGTGCGAAGGGCGAGGGCGGCGCCTTCGTCGAGAAGAACCGGCTGACCCTCACCGGCGACCTCCCCGTCAACACCGACGGCGGCGGCCTCTCCGCCCAGCACCCCGGCATGCGCGGCCTCTTCCTTCTCGTCGAAGCCGTACGCCAACTGCGCGGCGAGGCGGACGGCCGCCAGGTCCGGGCAGCCGACGGCGACCTGCCCCGCCTCGCGGTGGTGTCGGGCACGGGCGGGTGGTTCTGCTCTTCGGGGACGGTGGTGCTGGGCCGGGGGTGA
- a CDS encoding nitroreductase family deazaflavin-dependent oxidoreductase produces MASKSAEGIKGMGVRLVQKVSSAPLFARVAPHVIPALDRAVHRVTRGRVLLSAQLLPGIVLTATGARSGVPRRTPLACMPEEGGGSWVLVGSNFGRPGHPAWSANLLAHPDAEISWKGRDIPVTAHLLEGEERAAVWKELLRFWPPYSTYQARVDREIRVFRIVRR; encoded by the coding sequence ATGGCTTCGAAGAGCGCGGAGGGAATCAAGGGCATGGGCGTGCGGCTGGTGCAGAAGGTGTCCTCGGCTCCGCTGTTCGCCCGGGTCGCGCCGCATGTCATACCCGCGCTGGACCGGGCCGTGCACCGGGTGACCCGGGGCAGGGTGCTGCTCAGCGCGCAACTGCTGCCCGGCATCGTCCTGACCGCGACGGGGGCGAGGAGCGGGGTGCCGCGCCGTACGCCGCTGGCCTGTATGCCGGAGGAAGGGGGCGGCAGTTGGGTCCTCGTCGGGTCGAACTTCGGCCGCCCCGGCCACCCCGCCTGGAGCGCCAACCTGCTGGCCCACCCCGACGCCGAGATCAGCTGGAAGGGCCGGGACATCCCGGTCACCGCCCACCTCCTGGAGGGGGAGGAACGAGCGGCCGTATGGAAGGAGTTGCTGAGGTTCTGGCCGCCGTACTCGACGTATCAGGCACGGGTGGACCGGGAGATACGGGTGTTCCGGATCGTACGGCGGTGA
- a CDS encoding pyridoxamine 5'-phosphate oxidase family protein, translated as MALSRKEREEFLAEAHVAALAVDAGEGRAPLTVPIWYQYEPGGEVWVMTGADTRKNKLIQAAGRFSLMIDRLEPTIRYVSVEGPVTDTAPATLDHLREISARYLPAEKVDGYVDFASKNHGEQVIIRMRPERWVSSDLGTV; from the coding sequence ATGGCACTGTCCCGCAAGGAGCGCGAGGAGTTTCTGGCCGAGGCGCATGTGGCCGCGCTGGCGGTCGACGCCGGGGAGGGCAGGGCGCCGCTCACGGTCCCGATCTGGTACCAGTACGAGCCCGGGGGCGAGGTCTGGGTCATGACCGGCGCGGACACCCGCAAGAACAAGCTCATCCAGGCCGCGGGCCGCTTCTCCCTGATGATCGACCGTCTCGAACCCACCATCCGCTACGTCTCCGTCGAGGGCCCGGTCACCGACACGGCCCCCGCCACCCTCGACCACCTCCGCGAGATCTCCGCCCGCTACCTCCCGGCCGAAAAGGTCGACGGCTACGTCGACTTCGCCTCCAAGAACCACGGCGAACAGGTGATCATCCGGATGCGCCCGGAGAGGTGGGTCTCGTCGGATTTGGGCACGGTGTGA
- a CDS encoding TetR/AcrR family transcriptional regulator, protein MTGQVRTVDGRVAGRRGQATRQKLLDCLSEMLSSSPYRDVKVIDVARKAGTSPATFYQYFPDVEGAVLEIAEQMAADGATLTRLLEGRSWVGKAGWQTAQELVDGFLEFWRKNDAILRVVDLGAAEGDKRFYKIRMKILNSVTNSLTETISELQSKGRVDKDVNPAAIAGSLVAMLASVSGHQKGFQTWGVKQAELKPNLALLVYLGITGKKPTK, encoded by the coding sequence ATGACAGGACAAGTGCGTACCGTCGACGGCCGCGTGGCCGGCCGGCGAGGGCAGGCGACCCGGCAGAAGCTGCTCGACTGCCTCAGCGAGATGCTCAGCTCGTCGCCTTACCGGGACGTCAAAGTCATTGATGTCGCCCGGAAGGCGGGGACTTCGCCCGCCACCTTCTACCAGTACTTCCCGGACGTCGAAGGCGCCGTCCTGGAGATCGCCGAGCAAATGGCCGCCGACGGCGCCACGTTGACGAGACTTCTTGAGGGTCGCTCCTGGGTCGGCAAGGCCGGCTGGCAGACGGCCCAGGAACTCGTCGACGGTTTCCTGGAGTTCTGGCGCAAGAACGACGCGATCCTCCGCGTCGTCGACCTGGGCGCCGCCGAAGGGGACAAACGCTTCTACAAGATCCGTATGAAGATCCTGAACTCGGTCACCAACTCCCTCACGGAGACGATCTCCGAGCTTCAGTCCAAGGGCCGGGTCGACAAGGACGTGAATCCGGCGGCCATCGCCGGTTCCCTCGTCGCCATGCTCGCCTCGGTCTCCGGGCACCAGAAGGGTTTCCAGACCTGGGGCGTCAAGCAGGCCGAACTGAAGCCCAATCTGGCCCTGTTGGTCTACCTGGGCATCACCGGCAAGAAGCCCACGAAGTAG
- a CDS encoding VOC family protein translates to MADETGAAETGPATAYPEGVPCWVDAQLPDVEAGKRFYGELFGWTFKVAPGDGAHEVWAYTAPAPTPADAPTLADASTPADALTSADALTPVAALAPKPDGRLPTVWTVHFATPDAAALAARLTAAGGQVITPPTRVGTLGTAVLVTDPQGAVFGLWQAGTHNGFGRRHAPGTFVWAELYTRDTEAANSFYAHLFHDALFGPDAAPDFGRATLTDVFPAEMPPHFLIHFGTEDSEAALRTVSRLGGRVQVPPFDTSYGNVAVVTDNQGASFALLQRSDGNAWREVPQEADQAEQRPDDLRQQGDDQREDPA, encoded by the coding sequence ATGGCCGATGAGACGGGAGCCGCCGAGACGGGACCTGCCACCGCGTACCCCGAGGGCGTCCCCTGCTGGGTGGACGCCCAGCTGCCCGACGTGGAAGCGGGCAAGCGGTTCTACGGCGAACTCTTCGGGTGGACCTTCAAGGTGGCCCCCGGCGACGGCGCACACGAAGTGTGGGCGTACACCGCGCCCGCCCCCACCCCCGCCGACGCCCCCACCCTCGCCGACGCCTCCACCCCCGCCGACGCCCTCACCTCCGCCGACGCCCTCACCCCCGTCGCCGCCCTCGCGCCCAAGCCCGATGGCCGGCTCCCCACCGTCTGGACCGTCCACTTCGCGACCCCGGACGCTGCCGCCCTCGCCGCCCGGCTCACCGCGGCCGGGGGGCAGGTGATCACCCCGCCGACCCGGGTCGGCACGCTCGGCACGGCCGTGCTCGTCACGGACCCGCAGGGCGCCGTCTTCGGCCTCTGGCAGGCCGGTACGCACAACGGCTTCGGGCGGCGCCACGCACCCGGCACCTTCGTGTGGGCCGAGCTGTACACCCGGGACACCGAGGCGGCCAACTCCTTCTACGCGCACCTCTTCCACGACGCGCTCTTCGGCCCGGACGCGGCCCCGGACTTCGGGCGGGCCACGCTCACGGACGTCTTCCCGGCCGAGATGCCGCCGCACTTCCTGATCCACTTCGGGACGGAGGACTCCGAGGCCGCGCTTCGGACTGTCAGCCGGCTCGGTGGCCGGGTGCAGGTTCCGCCGTTCGACACGTCGTATGGAAATGTGGCGGTCGTCACGGACAATCAGGGCGCGTCCTTCGCGCTGCTCCAGCGGAGCGACGGAAACGCCTGGCGGGAGGTGCCGCAGGAGGCCGATCAGGCGGAACAGCGCCCCGATGATCTGCGGCAACAGGGGGACGACCAGCGCGAAGACCCCGCCTGA
- a CDS encoding acyl-CoA dehydrogenase family protein, protein MDARFTAEQEEIRRTIRELLLKRCGPEEVRAAVGTGEGYDGALWAALSEQLGLPGLALPEAYGGVGCSVTELALAVEELGRALAPSPLLSTSVLVAPLILALGAERQRAALLPSLASGRLTAALAVPGTALATALALTGDNRGEWAGGGRAGGVQARRAGEGWRLYGEVGQVLDGHSAGMLVVAAHTGGFARSRTLLFLVRRETAGSGLVRVRQTSVDETRSVARLELRDVEAELLGADDDVDVLSTLAEVGDAAAAVLAAEAVGAADRALERTVAYVRQRVQFGRPIGSFQAVKHRLADVYVRVQAARSAAYYAAWSAATTGPRGQHERAGGPALAQALEALRVAAGEGIQLHGGIGFTWEHEAQLYFKRAAGDELLFGPVHRLRGRAADAAGVFTVDGRDEQREVRG, encoded by the coding sequence ATGGATGCCCGCTTCACCGCCGAGCAGGAGGAAATCCGGCGCACCATACGGGAGTTGCTGCTCAAGCGCTGCGGTCCGGAGGAGGTCCGGGCGGCCGTGGGGACGGGGGAGGGGTATGACGGCGCGCTGTGGGCCGCCCTCTCCGAACAGCTCGGCCTGCCGGGGCTCGCCCTCCCCGAGGCATACGGCGGTGTCGGCTGCTCGGTGACCGAACTGGCACTGGCAGTCGAGGAGTTGGGCCGCGCGCTGGCCCCTTCGCCGCTGCTGTCCACCTCCGTCCTCGTCGCCCCCTTGATCCTCGCCCTCGGCGCAGAACGCCAGCGCGCCGCACTGCTGCCCAGCCTCGCCTCAGGCCGGCTCACCGCCGCCCTCGCCGTACCGGGTACCGCCCTCGCCACCGCGCTCGCGCTGACCGGCGACAACCGGGGCGAGTGGGCCGGCGGCGGACGGGCCGGCGGCGTCCAGGCACGACGAGCCGGGGAGGGGTGGCGGCTCTACGGGGAGGTCGGTCAGGTCCTCGACGGGCACAGCGCCGGGATGCTGGTGGTGGCCGCGCATACCGGGGGGTTCGCCCGCTCGCGGACGCTGCTCTTCCTCGTACGGAGGGAGACGGCGGGCTCGGGGCTCGTGCGGGTGCGGCAGACCTCCGTCGATGAGACCCGTTCGGTCGCTCGGCTCGAACTCCGGGATGTCGAAGCGGAGTTGCTGGGCGCCGACGACGATGTCGATGTGCTGTCCACGCTGGCCGAGGTGGGGGACGCGGCCGCCGCCGTGCTCGCCGCGGAGGCCGTGGGCGCCGCCGACAGGGCGTTGGAGCGGACCGTCGCGTATGTGCGGCAGCGGGTGCAGTTCGGGCGGCCGATCGGATCGTTCCAGGCGGTGAAGCACCGGCTCGCGGATGTGTATGTGCGGGTGCAGGCGGCCCGCTCGGCGGCGTACTACGCGGCCTGGTCCGCCGCCACGACCGGCCCCCGCGGGCAGCATGAGCGGGCCGGCGGGCCGGCGCTCGCGCAGGCCCTGGAGGCGTTGCGGGTGGCCGCCGGGGAGGGGATCCAGCTGCACGGCGGGATCGGCTTCACCTGGGAGCACGAGGCGCAGCTCTACTTCAAGCGGGCCGCGGGGGACGAGCTGCTCTTCGGGCCGGTGCACCGGCTGCGGGGGCGGGCGGCCGACGCGGCGGGGGTCTTCACGGTCGACGGGCGGGACGAGCAGCGGGAGGTGCGGGGCTGA